The DNA window TGGCCGTCTCCGTTTCCCCGGGCATCGGACGCGCCCGCATCGTGTACTCGTATTGCCCGGCCTCCTCCTCGGTGACCGAGAAATCGACGTCGAGGAACGTGGCGGCGCCGGTTTCCAGAGTCTTCGAGTCGGCCGGTTTGCCATCGCGCAGCAGATCCACGACGATCTGCTGGTTCGGGAACCCGCTGGTGCGGATCGATGCCGACAGCCGCGTCGACTGGCCGATGAAAGTGTACGGGTGATATGAAGCGATCCGCAGCGAAACGTCGGGCGCCGTGGCGGGCGTGCCGGTGGGCACGGTGAAGATCGGAATTTCCCGCGCCCGCGCGGCGCGAGCGGTCCGACTCGGCGGTTCTCCTTCGAAATCGTGGCCGTCGGTGAAGAGGAAAAGCCCGGCGGGCGGCGGATTGTGGGTGCTCGCGACGATCCGCTCGACCGAGCTGTGGATCTTGGTTTCGTCACCGTCCGCTTCCGGGATGCCTTCCAATCCGGCCGGACTGACCGGGCGGGCGGTGTGATCGAAAAGGAACAGATCGACCGGCGTGTCGCCCGCCGACGGCAGCAGATCCTCGAGCACCGTCTTGCGGGCGATGTCGAAACGGGTCGCACCATCCAGATCGGCTGTCTGCATCGAGGCCGAGGTGTCGATGGCGACCAGGATCGAACGCTGCCGGACCGGAGGATGGTGGACCTCGCGTTTCGACGGCTGCAGCAGCAGCGCGAGGATGCCGGCAATGGCAAGGATGCGGACTACGGTAAGCATCGTAGCCCGGCCTTTTCCGAGACGCTTGTTCGCCCGCACCGCCGCCCACAACGAGCTGCCGAGCGCGAGCAGGGCGGCCAGCGCGATCCAGTGGAGGGGTATGACGGGGTCCCAGGTCATGCGGGTTTCGGAGCGGTGCCGCGCAACACGAGCGACTCGAAGGCGAGAAAGAGAAGGGCCAGCAGCACGAACCAGTAGAACGCCGGGCGGCCGTTCAGGAGATCGGAGAAGCTGCCGAGTTGCTCCATCGCGGTCGCCCCCTCGACTCCCTGACCGCTCGCGCGGTCGGGCAGCACGGTAGGGTCGAGGCTGCGCAGGTCGGACTCGCCGGGATCGGCATTCACCGCAAATGCGAGGATGTCCTGACCGATCGGTCCCTTGAGCCGGTAAAAGCCGGGCTGGTCGGGGGTGAACGAAACCGACGCACGCTCGCCGCTGAGATTGGTGTGATAGGGAACGGGCACGCCGTCCGGCCCCATCAGGTCACGCCCGGCGACCTCACTGGTCCACGCCTCGGCATTCAGGGGATCGCCGGGAAGGAAGCGGTCGTTGGCCGTGCTGGAGGAAGTATCGAGGCGACGCAGCAGCTCATGGATCCAGGCCGGGAAAAGACGCTGGCGGGCGAGGTTCGATGCGCTCTCGGAAACCGAGAAGTTGCAGACCAGCAGGGTGCCGAGGCCGGCTTGGATCTCGACCATCGCAGGCGTGCCGTCGGCAAAAGTCAGCAGGGCCTTGCTGTCCGCTCCGCGCGCCGCGCGCTGGACTTCATAGAACTCGAGCAGTCCGAGATTCTGCCTCCGTTCACCTGCGAAGAGCTTGAGAAAGCGCGAGTCGAAATCGCCCTTGGCCAACCGCAGCGCACCGTCCGGCATCTGGTCACGGGTGTAGGTTTCGGTGACCCGCAGCGGCGCTTCGATCCCGAGGCTCGCGGAAAGCCGAAGCAGGTTGTCATTCGCCGCCGGTCCATCGAGGAACCACACCACCCCACCCCCGCCGCGCAGGAAGCCGGCAAGTGTGTCGGTCGCGGTGTCGCCGAGTAGCGGCAGACGGTTGGCAATGATCCGAGTGGCTCCGCCGATCTCGGTAGCGTCGAGCTTGGAGGGCTCGATCATCCGCGGCCGGTAGGCACCCTCGCCCGGACCGTAGGGATTCACCGCGGTGGCAATGAAGAGAACCGGCTCGGGCGCGGCCGGATCGTAGGAGTCGGGCGTGAGCAAAACCACTTCCTCCTGATCGCCGGCCTCGATCACCAGCCGGCGCTCGTCGTCGAGCGGCAGGTCGTCGGGCGGCAGCGAAACCACCAGCGGAAGCAGGCCCGAGGCCGGGACGCCCAGCGTGAG is part of the Haloferula helveola genome and encodes:
- a CDS encoding BatA and WFA domain-containing protein, producing the protein MNFLQPGFLIPFAAAVAIPPLIHWLSRRFPKKFMFSSVDDLKRTMVGRSRLFKWRHLLLLLLRTFAIAALLTAFLLPVTGLDGADPKKGGRRVILIVDHSLSMTAAESGATARSRAIGEVRRLLDSLGPDDRFQVILAGRSPRAAFPDFSDHRAAALDFLKEATPPATAADIQAACALASSIGEVQIDPPDVYFFSDFQRKNWADAAFNRLPEGSRLVFVPTTGNPERPNHAVLGVEPGPTAPVAGAPFEVIARIGNHSPDAWRGKVEARFLDGPTTETEVSLPAWGEVEVSLTLGVPASGLLPLVVSLPPDDLPLDDERRLVIEAGDQEEVVLLTPDSYDPAAPEPVLFIATAVNPYGPGEGAYRPRMIEPSKLDATEIGGATRIIANRLPLLGDTATDTLAGFLRGGGGVVWFLDGPAANDNLLRLSASLGIEAPLRVTETYTRDQMPDGALRLAKGDFDSRFLKLFAGERRQNLGLLEFYEVQRAARGADSKALLTFADGTPAMVEIQAGLGTLLVCNFSVSESASNLARQRLFPAWIHELLRRLDTSSSTANDRFLPGDPLNAEAWTSEVAGRDLMGPDGVPVPYHTNLSGERASVSFTPDQPGFYRLKGPIGQDILAFAVNADPGESDLRSLDPTVLPDRASGQGVEGATAMEQLGSFSDLLNGRPAFYWFVLLALLFLAFESLVLRGTAPKPA